A window from Macaca nemestrina isolate mMacNem1 chromosome 8, mMacNem.hap1, whole genome shotgun sequence encodes these proteins:
- the LOC105491165 gene encoding retinitis pigmentosa 1-like 1 protein — translation MNSTPRDAQAPRHRECLLPSVARTPSVTKVTPAKKITFLKRGDPQFAGVRLAVHQRAFKTFSALMDELSQRVPLSFGVRSVTTPRGLHSLSALEQLEDGGCYFCSDKKPPKTPSGPGRPQGRSPTAQQLRDIQGRREAPGSSSSRKSLKTPRRMLLVKNMDPRLQQTVVLSHRNTRNLAAFLSKASDLLRFPVKQLYTTSGKKVDSLQALLHSPSVLVCAGHEAFRPPAMENARRSEAETLSGLTSRNKNRSWGPKTKPSVIHSRSQPGSRPQPPERPVPSNPPVGPDPDRHPQDAPAQPGPLVAGDDMKKKVRMNEDGSLSVEMKVRFHLVGEDTLLWSRRMGRASALTAASGEDPILGEVDPLCCVWEGYPWGFSDPGVWGPRPCRVGCGEAFGRGGQPGPKYEIWTNPLHASQGERVATRKRWGLAQHVRCSGLWGHGAAGRQRCSLDSASPASSTGHPEGSEPDSSCCPRTPEDRVDSGSPSAQRGAEREAGGSLGEDPSLCTDGAGLGSPEQGSRLTPRARSEEGASSDSLASTGSHEGSSEWGGQPRGCPGKARAETSQQEATKGGNPGSPAPSLSSLRSEDLQAEMQGRGTEQARGASVKREPLVPGLSGSWDSEGASSTPSTSASSQQERRRHRSRASATSSPSSPGLGRVAPRGHPRQRHYCKDTHSPLDSSVTKQVPRPPDRRRACRDGSVPRSSGSSLSTRTQASGNLRPPSLGSLPSQDLLGISSATVTPAGHSDCASGVSPCNAPSVGWAGDTGSRTCSPDPTPPHTSDSCSKSGAASLEEQARDTPQPSSPLILQVGRPEQGAAGPHQSCCHSQAGTQPTEEAQRGPSPEARWLCGRYCPTPPRGRPCPQRRSSSCGSTGSSHRSAARRPGGSQQKEGTHQAGPTPSLGPGSGASRRSSASQDVGSGGLSQEETSRSWGGLQGQEEASGVSPSSLPRSSPEAVVREWLDNIPEEPVLMTYEMADDTTGAAGGGLRGPEVDPGDDHSLEGLGEPALARQQPLEGDPGQDLEPEGALPGSSDAGPQSGEGVSRGAAPEGVSEAPAEAGADREDPASCGVSLRTLPGRVSASTQIMRALMGSKQGRPSSMPEVSRPMARRLSRSAGALITCLASLQFFDEDLGSPASKVRFKDSPRYQELLNISKDLWPGCDLGEDQLDSGLWELTWSQALPDLGSQAVTENFTPTSSSGVDISSGSGGSGESSVPYAMDSALVPEGTELSLKASNQRPDSRTSENPGDLENQQQCCSPAFLNSQACACATNEDEAERDGEEQRASLNLEQLAENTMQEEVQLEESKEETEGGGLQEEGLQLEGTKETEGLQEEGVQLEETKTEQGLQEEGVQLEETNGTEGEGQQEEEVQLEEIKEETGEGLQEEGVQLGGTKETEGLQEEGVQLEETKGTEGEGQQEEEAQLEEIKEETGGEGLQEEGVQLEETNGTKGEGQQEEEAQLEEIKEETEGEGPQEEGAQLEGTKETEGLQEEGLQLEGTKGTEEEGHQEEGAQSEETKGTEGGQQEEEAQLEEIKEETEGEGPQEEGAQLEEVKEGPEGGLQEEALEEGLKEEGLPEEGSVGRQELSDAGSPDGEGSWEDDPIQEEEAGRASAEPCPPEGTEEPTEPASHLSETDPSASESQSGSQLEPGLEKPPGAAMMGQEHTQAQPPLGAAERSSSVACRAALDCDPIWVSVLLKKMEKAFLAHLSGAVAEVRVRWGLQDSDLLDQMAAELQQDVARRLQDSTERELQKLQGRAGRMVLGPPREALTGEVLLQTQQRRHRLRGLRNLSAFSERTLGLGPFSFTLEDEPALSTALGSQLGEEGEGEEFCPCEACVRKKVSPASPKATMGATRGPIKEAFDLQQILQRKREEHTDGEAAEVAPGETCTDPTSTRTVQGAEGGPGLGLGHGPRVDQGEDGEGSQRLDRDKDPKLGEAEGDTMAQEREGKIHNSETSVGSELGEAEQEGEGISEKGETGGQGSGHEDNLQGEAVAGGDQDPGQSDGAEGIEALEAEGEAQPESKGIEAQEAEEEAPEVEGEMQEAEGEAQPESEGIEAPEAEGEAQEAEGEAQPESEGVEAPEAEKEAQPETESVEAPETEGEAQEAEGEAPPESEDAEAREAGEEAQEAEGEDQPESEVVQVPEIEGEMQEAEGEAQPESEGVEAPEAEGEAQEAEGEAQEAEGEDQPESEVVGAPEIEGEMQEAEGEAQPESEGVEAPESEGEAQEAEGEDQPESEVVGAPEIEGEMQEAEGEAQPESEGVEAQEAEEKAQEAGEEAQEAEGEAQSESESVEALEAEGEAQPESESVEAQEAEGEAQPESEGVEAPEAEGEAQPESEGVEAPEAESVEAQEAEGEAQPESEGVEAPEAEGEAQPESEGVEAPEAESVEAQEAEGEAQPESEGVEAPEAEGEAQEAEGEVQPKSEGVETPEAEEEGQPESEGVEALEAEEEAQPESEGVEALEAEGETQPESEVVEALEAEGEAQPESEGVEAPEAEGEAQPESEGVEAPEAEGEAQEAEGEVQPESEGVETPEAEEEGQPESEGVEALEAKGEAQPESEGVEAPEAEGETQPESEGVETPEAEEEGQPESEGVEALEADEEAQPESKGVEALEAKGEAQPESEGVEVPEAEGETQPESEGVETPEAEEEGQPESEGVEALEAEGEAQPESEGETQGEKKGSPQVSLGDGQSGGASESNSPVPEDRPTPPPSPGGDTPHQKPASQTGPSSSRASSQGNSWRKDSEDGHVCGDTRSPDAKSVGAPHAERKATRMYPESSTSEQEAAPSDTRSPEQGASEGCDPQEDQTLGNPAPTKAVGRADGFGQDDLDF, via the exons ATGAACAGCACCCCGAGGGATGCCCAGGCCCCGCGCCACCGTGAGTGCCTCCTGCCCTCTGTGGCTCGCACGCCCTCAGTCACCAAGGTCACACCAGCCAAGAAGATCACCTTCCTCAAGCGAGGGGATCCGCAGTTTGCTGGGGTCCGCCTGGCCGTTCACCAGCGCGCCTTTAAGACCTTCAGCGCCCTCATGGACGAGCTCTCCCAGCGCGTGCCTCTCTCCTTTGGGGTGCGCTCCGTCACCACACCCCGGGGCCTGCACAGCCTCAGCGCCCTGGAGCAGCTGGAAGATGGTGGCTGCTACTTCTGCTCTGATAAGAAACCCCCCAAGACCCCCAGTGGGCCAGGCCGGCCACAGGGGAGAAGTCCCACTGCTCAGCAGCTGCGGGATATCCAAGGCCGGCGTGAAGCCCCAGGAAGCTCCTCCTCCCGGAAGAGTCTTAAAACCCCCCGGAGGATGCTGCTGGTTAAGAACATGGACCCACGCCTCCAGCAGACAGTGGTTCTCAGTCACAGGAATACTAGGAACCTGGCCGCCTTTCTCAGCAAAGCCTCAGATCTCCTGCGCTTTCCTGTGAAGCAGCTGTACACGACCAGCGGGAAAAAG GTGGACTCGCTGCAGGCTCTGCTGCACAGCCCTTCTGTGCTGGTGTGTGCCGGGCATGAGGCCTTCAGACCCCCAGCCATGGAAAATGCCAGGAGAAGTGAAGCTGAAACTTTATCTGGGCTGActtcaagaaacaaaaaca GGAGCTGGGGGCCAAAGACTAAGCCGAGTGTGATCCATTCACGGTCCCAGCCAGGCAGCAGGCCGCAGCCGCCAGAGAGGCCTGTTCCTAGCAACCCCCCGGTGGGCCCTGATCCTGACAGGCACCCTCAGGACGCGCCAGCGCAGCCGGGCCCACTGGTGGCCGGCGATGACATGAAGAAGAAGGTCCGCATGAATGAGGACGGCAGCCTGTCCGTGGAGATGAAAGTCCGCTTCCACCTGGTCGGCGAGGACACACTCCTGTGGTCCCGGAGGATGGGCAGGGCCAGCGCCCTCACGGCGGCCAGCGGGGAAGACCCCATTCTGGGGGAGGTGGACCCCCTCTGCTGTGTGTGGGAGGGCTACCCTTGGGGCTTCTCGGACCCTGGGGTGTGGGGACCCCGGCCCTGCAGGGTGGGATGTGGGGAAGCCTTTGGCCGAGGTGGGCAGCCAGGGCCCAAGTATGAAATCTGGACGAATCCCCTGCATGCCTCCCAGGGAGAGAGAGTGGCGACTCGGAAGAGGTGGGGGCTGGCCCAGCATGTCCGCTGCAGTGGCCTGTGGGGCCATGGGGCTGCCGGGAGGCAGAGATGCAGCCTGGACAgtgccagcccagcctccagCACCGGCCACCCCGAGGGCTCAGAGCCAGACTCCTCCTGCTGCCCCAGGACCCCGGAAGACAGGGTGGACAGCGGCAGCCCCTCTGCCCAGAGAGGGGCTGAGCGGGAAGCTGGAGGGAGCCTGGGTGAGGACCCCAGCCTATGCACAGATGGAGCCGGGCTGGGCAGCCCAGAGCAAGGCAGCCGCCTGACACCCAGGGCCCGGAGTGAGGAGGGGGCTTCTTCCGACTCGTTGGCCAGCACCGGGTCTCACGAGGGATCCAGCGAATGGGGCGGGCAGCCCCGGGGCTGCCCAGGCAAGGCAAGGGCTGAGACCTCTCAGCAGGAGGCCACCAAGGGAGGCAACCCTGGTTCTCCAGCTCCAAGTCTTTCATCTTTAAGGAGTGAGGACCTGCAGGCAGAGATGCAAGGACGGGGCACCGAGCAGGCCAGGGGGGCGTCTGTGAAGAGGGAGCCTCTGGTTCCTGGCCTTTCTGGCTCCTGGGACTCGGAAGGAGCCTCTTCTACCCCTTCCACCTCCGCTTCATCCCAGCAGGAGCGGAGAAGGCACAGAAGCCGGGCCAGTGCAACGTCCTCACCCAGCAGCCCTGGCCTTGGCCGAGTGGCCCCGAGAGGCCATCCCAGGCAGCGTCACTACTGCAAGGACACCCACAGCCCGCTGGACTCCTCTGTAACCAAGCAAGTGCCGAGGCCTCCTGATCGGCGAAGGGCCTGCCGGGATGGCTCAGTGCCACGATCTTCTGGAAGCTCATTGAGCACCAGGACACAGGCCTCCGGGAACCTGAGACCTCCCTCCTTGGGATCTCTTCCTTCCCAGGACCTTCTGGGAATCAGCAGTGCCACTGTCACTCCTGCAGGACACTCAGATTGTGCTTCTGGGGTCTCCCCCTGCAATGCTCCCTCTGTCGGGTGGGCAGGGGACACGGGGTCCAGGACATGCTCGCCGGACCCCACACCACCCCACACATCTGACTCCTGCTCAAAATCTGGGGCTGCCAGCCTGGAGGAACAGGCCAGGGACACCCCCCAACCCTCCTCGCCCTTGATTCTGCAGGTTGGACGGCCTGAGCAAGGGGCGGCAGGCCCCCACCAAAGCTGCTGCCACTCACAGGCTGGGACGCAGCCGACCGAAGAGGCCCAGCGGGGACCCTCCCCTGAGGCCCGCTGGCTGTGTGGCAGGTACTGTCCCACCCCGCCCAGGGGGcggccctgcccccagaggcgCTCTTCCAGCTGTGGGAGCACCGGTAGCAGCCACCGAAGTGCTGCCCGGAGGCCAGGTGGGAGCCAGCAGAAGGAGGGGACACACCAGGCAGGCCCCACACCATCCCTGGGGCCCGGTTCAGGGGCATCGAGGAGAAGCAGTGCCAGCCAGGATGTGGGATCTGGGGGGCTGTCCCAGGAGGAGACCTCGAGGAGTTGGGGAGGCCtgcaggggcaggaggaggccAGCGGTGTGTCACCCAGCTCTCTGCCCCGCTCGTCTCCAGAGGCTGTGGTCCGCGAATGGCTGGACAACATTCCAGAAGAGCCCGTACTCATGACATATGAGATGGCGGACGACACCACAGGTGCAGCAGGGGGTGGCCTGAGAGGTCCCGAGGTGGACCCTGGGGATGACCATTCTCTGGAAGGCCTGGGGGAGCCAGCTCTGGCCAGACAACAGCCCCTGGAAGGGGACCCCGGCCAGGACCTGGAGCCAGAGGGAGCCCTCCCGGGGAGTAGTGATGCCGGTCCCCAATCAGGAGAGGGTGTTTCCCGAGGGGCAGCTCCAGAGGGAGTTTCCGAGGCCCCCGCAGAGGCCGGAGCGGACAGAGAGGACCCAGCCAGCTGCGGGGTGAGCCTGCGGACACTTCCTGGTCGGGTGTCTGCCTCCACACAGATCATGAGGGCGCTGATGGGCTCCAAGCAGGGCCGGCCCAGCAGCATGCCCGAAGTGTCTAGGCCCATGGCCAGGAGACTCAGCCGCTCAGCCGGGGCCCTCATTACTTGTCTGGCCAGTCTTCAGTTCTTTGATGAAGACCTTGGGTCTCCTGCCAGCAAAGTGAGGTTCAAAGACTCCCCTCGGTACCAGGAGCTGCTCAACATCTCAAAGGACCTGTGGCCAGGATGTGACCTTGGGGAAGACCAGTTAGACTCAGGCCTTTGGGAGCTCACATGGAGCCAGGCTCTGCCGGACCTTGGGTCCCAAGCCGTGACGGAGAACTTCACACCCACGTCCTCCTCTGGTGTGGATATCAGCAGTGGCTCCGGAGGCTCAGGGGAGAGCAGCGTACCCTATGCCATGGACAGTGCCCTGGTCCCTGAGGGGACAGAGCTGTCCCTGAAAGCCTCCAACCAGAGGCCTGATTCCAGAACTTCTGAGAACCCAGGGGATCTGGAAAACCAACAGCAGTGTTGTTCCCCAGCCTTCTTGAACTCCCAAGCCTGTGCTTGTGCCACCAATGAGGATGAAGCAGAAAGAGACGGTGAGGAGCAGAGGGCGAGCTTGAACCTGGAGCAGTTAGCTGAAAACACAATGCAAGAAGAGGTGCAATTAGAGGAAAGTAAAGAagaaacagagggaggagggctgCAAGAAGAGGGGCTGCAGTTAGAGGGAACTAAAGAAACAGAAGGGCTGCAAGAAGAGGGGGTGCAGTTAGAGGAAACTAAAACAGAACAAGGGCTGCAAGAAGAGGGGGTGCAGTTAGAGGAAACTAACGGAACAGAAGGAGAAGGACAGCAAGAAGAAGAGGTGCAGTTAgaggaaattaaagaagaaacaggagaagggctgcaagaaGAGGGGGTGCAGTTAGGGGGAACTAAAGAAACAGAAGGGCTGCAAGAAGAGGGGGTGCAGTTAGAGGAAACTAAGGGAACAGAAGGAGAAGGACAGCAAGAAGAAGAGGCGCAGTTAGAGGAAATCAAAGAAGAAACAggaggagaagggctgcaagaaGAGGGTGTGCAGTTAGAAGAAACTAACGGAACAAAAGGAGAAGGACAGCAAGAAGAAGAGGCGCAGTTAgaggaaattaaagaagaaacagaaggagaagGACCACAAGAAGAGGGGGCGCAGTTAGAGGGAACTAAAGAAACAGAAGGGCTGCAAGAAGAGGGGTTGCAGTTAGAGGGGACTAAAGGAACAGAAGAGGAAGGGCATCAAGAAGAGGGGGCACAGTCAGAGGAAACTAAAGGAACAGAAGGAGGACAGCAAGAAGAAGAGGCGCAGTTAgaggaaattaaagaagaaacagaaggagaagGACCACAAGAAGAGGGGGCGCAGTTAGAGGAAGTTAAAGAAGGACCAGAAGGAGGACTGCAAGAAGAGGCTCTTGAAGAGGGTCTCAAAGAGGAAGggcttccagaagaaggaagcGTCGGCCGGCAGGAATTGTCAGACGCCGGCTCTCCGGATGGGGAAGGCTCCTGGGAAGATGACCCAATCCAGGAGGAGGAAGCGGGAAGAGCCTCTGCAGAGCCGTGCCCCCCAGAGGGCACAGAGGAACCCACAGAACCCGCTAGTCATCTCAGCGAGACGGACCCAAGTGCCAGCGAGAGTCAAAGTGGCTCCCAGCTTGAGCCTGGCTTGGAAAAGCCGCCCGGAGCCGCCATGATGGGCCAGGAGCACACGCAGGCCCAACCCCCGCTGggggctgcagagaggagctcTTCGGTGGCCTGCAGAGCGGCTCTGGACTGCGACCCCATCTGGGTGTCCGTGTTGCTGAAGAAGATGGAGAAGGCCTTCCTGGCCCACCTTTCCGGCGCAGTGGCTGAGGTCCGAGTGCGCTGGGGCCTCCAGGACAGTGACCTGCTGGACCAGATGGCGGCCGAGCTGCAGCAGGATGTGGCCCGGCGCCTCCAGGACAGCACCGAGAGAGAGCTCCAGAAGCTCCAGGGCCGGGCGGGACGGATGGTGCTGGGGCCTCCCAGGGAGGCCCTCACTGGGGAGGTGCTCCTGCAGACCCAGCAGCGCAGACACCGTCTCCGGGGCCTGCGCAACCTCTCGGCCTTCTCTGAGCGGACCCTGGGCCTGGGGCCCTTCTCCTTCACCCTGGAGGACGAGCCAGCCCTCAGCACAGCCCTGGGGAGCCAGCTGGGCGAGGAGGGGGAGGGCGAGGAGTTCTGTCCCTGCGAGGCCTGCGTGAGGAAGAAAGTGAGCCCTGCGTCCCCCAAGGCCACAATGGGGGCAACCAGAGGTCCCATCAAAGAGGCCTTTGACCTGCAGCAGATTCtgcagaggaagagggaagaacaCACCGATGGGGAGGCAGCAGAGGTGGCCCCTGGCGAGACCTGCACAGACCCCACGAGCACCAGGACTGTCCAGGGAGCGGAGGgagggccagggctggggctgggccacGGGCCTCGAGTGGACCAGGGTGAGGATGGTGAGGGAAGCCAGAGACTCGACAGAGACAAAGATCCCAAACtcggggaggcagagggagatacAATGGctcaggagagagaagggaaaatcCACAACAGCGAAACCAGTGTGGGCAGCGAGCTGGGGGAAGCCGAGCAGGAGGGAGAGGGCATAAGTGAAAAGGGAGAAACTGGGGGCCAGGGCTCTGGGCATGAGGACAACTTGCAGGGTGAAGCTGTGGCAGGAGGTGACCAAGATCCAGGACAGAGTGATGGGGCGGAAGGCATAGAGGCCCTGGAGGCTGAAGGGGAGGCCCAGCCAGAGTCCAAAGGTATagaggcccaggaggcagaagaggaggcCCCGGAGGTTGAAGGGGAGATGCAGGAAGCAGAAGGGGAGGCCCAGCCAGAGTCAGAAGGTATAGAGGCCCCAGAGGCAGAAGgggaggcccaggaggcagaaggggaGGCCCAGCCAGAGTCAGAAGGTGTAGAGGCCCCGGAGGCAGAAAAGGAGGCCCAGCCAGAGACAGAAAGTGTAGAGGCCCCAGAGACTGAAGgggaggcccaggaggcagaaggggaGGCCCCCCCAGAGTCAGAAGATGCAGAGGCCCgagaggcaggagaggaggcccaggaggcagaaggggaGGACCAGCCAGAGTCAGAAGTTGTACAGGTCCCAGAGATTGAAGGGGAGATGCAGGAGGCAGAAGGGGAGGCCCAGCCAGAGTCAGAAGGTGTAGAGGCCCCGGAGGCTGAAGGGGAGGCCCAGGAGGCTGAAGGGGAGGCCCAGGAGGCTGAAGGGGAGGACCAGCCAGAGTCAGAAGTTGTAGGGGCCCCAGAGATTGAAGGGGAGATGCAGGAGGCAGAAGGGGAGGCCCAGCCAGAGTCAGAAGGTGTAGAGGCCCCAGAGTCTGAAGGGGAGGCCCAGGAGGCTGAAGGGGAGGACCAGCCAGAGTCAGAAGTTGTAGGGGCCCCAGAGATTGAAGGGGAGATGCAGGAGGCAGAAGGGGAGGCCCAGCCAGAGTCAGAAGGTGTagaggcccaggaggcagaagagaaagcccaggaggcaggagaggaggccCAGGAGGCTGAAGGGGAGGCCCAGTCAGAGTCAGAAAGTGTAGAGGCCCTGGAGGCTGAAGGGGAGGCCCAGCCAGAGTCAGAAAGTGTagaggcccaggaggcagaaggggaGGCCCAGCCAGAGTCAGAAGGTGTTGAGGCCCCGGAGGCTGAAGGGGAGGCCCAGCCAGAGTCAGAAGGTGTAGAGGCCCCAGAGGCAGAAAGTGTagaggcccaggaggcagaaggggaGGCCCAGCCAGAGTCAGAAGGTGTTGAGGCCCCGGAGGCTGAAGGGGAGGCCCAGCCAGAGTCAGAAGGTGTAGAGGCCCCAGAGGCAGAAAGTGTagaggcccaggaggcagaaggggaGGCCCAGCCAGAGTCAGAAGGTGTCGAGGCCCCAGAGGCAGAAGgggaggcccaggaggcagaaggggaGGTCCAGCCAAAGTCGGAAGGTGTAGAGACCccagaggcagaagaggagggCCAACCAGAGTCAGAAGGTGTAGAggccctggaggctgaggaggaggccCAGCCAGAGTCAGAAGGTGTAGAGGCCCTGGAGGCTGAAGGGGAGACCCAACCAGAGTCAGAAGTTGTAGAGGCCCTGGAGGCTGAAGGGGAGGCCCAGCCAGAGTCAGAAGGTGTCGAGGCCCCGGAGGCTGAAGGGGAGGCCCAGCCAGAGTCAGAAGGTGTAGAGGCCCCAGAGGCAGAAGgggaggcccaggaggcagaaggggaGGTCCAGCCAGAGTCGGAAGGTGTAGAGACCccagaggcagaagaggagggCCAACCAGAGTCAGAAGGTGTAGAGGCCCTGGAGGCCAAAGGGGAGGCCCAGCCAGAGTCAGAAGGTGTCGAGGCTCCGGAGGCTGAAGGGGAGACCCAACCAGAGTCAGAAGGTGTAGAGACCccagaggcagaagaggagggCCAACCAGAGTCAGAAGGTGTAGAGGCCCTGGAGGCTGATGAGGAGGCCCAGCCAGAGTCAAAAGGTGTAGAGGCCCTGGAGGCCAAAGGGGAGGCCCAGCCAGAGTCAGAAGGTGTCGAGGTTCCGGAGGCTGAAGGGGAGACCCAACCAGAGTCAGAAGGTGTAGAGACCccagaggcagaagaggagggCCAACCAGAGTCAGAAGGTGTAGAGGCCCTGGAGGCTGAAGGGGAGGCCCAGCCAGAGTCGGAAGGAGAAACTCAAGGTGAGAAAAAGGGGAGCCCTCAGGTCAGTCTAGGAGATGGCCAGTCTGGGGGGGCTTCTGAAAGCAACAGCCCAGTCCCCGAGGACAGGCCCACTCCACCCCCTTCCCCAGGTGGAGACACTCCCCACCAAAAGCCAGCCTCCCAGACAGGCCCTTCCTCCTCCAGAGCATCCTCTCAGGGCAACAGCTGGCGGAAAGACTCAGAAGACGGCCATGTATGTGGAGACACAAGGAGCCCTGACGCCAAGTCCGTGGGGGCCCCTCATGCAGAGAGGAAGGCCACCAGGATGTATCCAGAAAGTTCCACTTCTGAGCAAGAAGCGGCCCCTTCAGACACAAGGTCTCCAGAGCAGGGGGCCAGTGAAGGCTGTGACCCTCAAGAGGACCAGACACTCGGAAATCCTGCCCCCACCAAGGCAGTGGGCAGGGCAGACGGCTTTGGCCAAGATGACTTAGATTTCTAG